A genomic segment from Salmo trutta chromosome 38, fSalTru1.1, whole genome shotgun sequence encodes:
- the LOC115178369 gene encoding UPF0669 protein C6orf120 homolog, protein MVLCSSVLAVAFLLSQAGGFLHSLEEDALPTEWVLLHVVQGHIGSGNYSYLRLNHDGKIILHMRSLKGDADLYVSDKTLRPSFDTYKLQSVTCGQDVVVVPGDFVRPVGIGIYGHPSHKESEFEMKVFYDQTSLQDPFDKRSYPSEEDRGKQRYSPAPEDDFQEEESIFWTILIGILKIILEILF, encoded by the coding sequence ATGGTGCTGTGCAGCAGCGTGCTGGCTGTGGCATTCCTCCTGTCTCAGGCTGGGGGGTTCCTGCACTCTTTGGAAGAGGACGCCCTTCCTACGGAGTGGGTGCTGCTCCACGTGGTGCAGGGCCACATCGGGTCGGGAAACTACAGCTACCTGCGGCTCAACCACGATGGCAAGATCATCCTGCACATGCGCAGCCTCAAGGGTGATGCAGACCTGTACGTCTCGGACAAAACTCTGCGGCCCAGCTTCGACACCTACAAGCTGCAGTCGGTCACCTGTGGCCAGGACGTGGTCGTAGTGCCAGGAGACTTTGTGAGGCCCGTGGGGATTGGCATTTATGGCCACCCGTCGCACAAAGAGAGCGAGTTTGAGATGAAGGTGTTTTACGATCAGACTTCCCTCCAGGACCCGTTCGATAAAAGGTCGTACCCCTCGGAGGAGGACCGGGGGAAGCAGAGATACTCTCCAGCTCCAGAGGATGACTTCCAGGAAGAGGAGTCCATCTTCTGGACTATTTTAATTGGGATTCTGAAGATTATACTTGAAATTTTGTTCTAA